From one Macaca nemestrina isolate mMacNem1 chromosome 5, mMacNem.hap1, whole genome shotgun sequence genomic stretch:
- the LOC105478749 gene encoding dynein light chain Tctex-type 1 isoform X1 has translation MEDYQAAEETAFVVDEVSNIVKEAIESAIGGNAYQHSKVNQWTTNVVEQTLSQLTKLGKPFKYIVTCVIMQKNGAGLHTASSCFWDSSTDGSCTVRWENKTMYCIVSAFGLSI, from the exons ACTGCTTTTGTTGTTGATGAAGTGAGCAACATTGTAAAAGAG GCTATAGAAAGCGCAATTGGTGGTAACGCTTATCAACACAGCAAAGTGAACCAGTGGACCACAAATGTAGTAGAACAAACTTTAAGCCAACTCACTAAGCTGGGAAAACCGTTTAAATACATCG TGACCTGTGTAATCATGCAGAAGAATGGGGCTGGATTACACACGGCAAGTTCCTGCTTCTGGGACAGCTCTACTGACG GGAGCTGCACTGTGCGATGGGAGAATAAGACCATGTACTGCATCGTCAGCGCCTTCGGACTGTCTATCTGA
- the LOC105478749 gene encoding dynein light chain Tctex-type 1 isoform X2, which translates to MEDYQAAEETAFVVDEVSNIVKEAIESAIGGNAYQHSKVNQWTTNVVEQTLSQLTKLGKPFKYIEEWGWITHGKFLLLGQLY; encoded by the exons ACTGCTTTTGTTGTTGATGAAGTGAGCAACATTGTAAAAGAG GCTATAGAAAGCGCAATTGGTGGTAACGCTTATCAACACAGCAAAGTGAACCAGTGGACCACAAATGTAGTAGAACAAACTTTAAGCCAACTCACTAAGCTGGGAAAACCGTTTAAATACATCG AAGAATGGGGCTGGATTACACACGGCAAGTTCCTGCTTCTGGGACAGCTCTACTGA